Genomic DNA from Halobaculum sp. CBA1158:
GATCGGCGTCTACCGCGAGGAGGACATGTTCACCCAGCGCGCGGTTCCGCTGAAGTTCCTCGACGCGCTGGCGGTCCACCTGCACCGCCCGCGCGACGTGGCGCTGCTCGCGGCGCTGTCGATCCCGTTCGTGTTCGTCGCCGAACTGCTCGGGGTCGCGCTGCTGTTCGCGCTCCCCGAGTCGGCCGCGCTGGTCGGGCTGTTCGTCGTCGTCGCCGTCGTCGAGGAGCTCGCGAAGGGCGTGCCGATCTACGCCGGGTTCTCGCAGTCGCGCTTCGAGCGCGACCTCCCGACGGCGCTGAAGCTCGGAGCGCTCTCGGGCGCTGGGTTCTTCCTCGCCGAGAAGGCGACCGCCGTCGTCCAACTCGTCGGGCTCGACTCGCTCCCGCTCGGACGGGCGGCGTTCGGCACCGCCGGCGTCGCCGGCGACGCCGGCCCCCTCCTCGCGCTGGGACTGCTCACGCTCCCGCTCGCGTTGCACGTCGTCACCGCCGCCGTCGCGGCCGTCGGGGCGACGCGGGGCCGGCGGGCGTGGGGCGGGACCCTCGCGGTCGCGATGGCGATCCACTTCGCCTACGACTTCGCGGTGGTGAGCGCCCTTGGATAACGACCGCGACGCGGGGCCGTCCGAGGAGCGCGAGGGCGAAGGGGACGCCCCGAACCCGGTTCCGGGGACGGTCGCCGCCGGCGATCGAACCGGCCGGGACGCGCGGTGGACGATCGCGAGGCGGGAGCTGGCGTCGCTGCGCTCGGAGAAGACGATCGTGCTCGCGCTGTTGATCCAGCTGTTCGTCGCGGCGTTCTCGTCGTTCCTCGTCGTCGGGCTGGTGTCGCTGTACGACCCCGGCGACGCGGCGGGGTACGCCGTCGAGACGGCCGTCGCCGGCGACGACGCGGGCGACCTCGCGCGAGCGGTCGGCGAGACCGACGGGATGGACGGCCGGCTGTACGCGAGCAGACAGGCCGCCGTCGACGCGTTCTCCGACGGCGAGGTCGACGCGGCGCTGCTGTCGACGGCGACCGAGCGGGGGACGCTCGAGGTCCGGGTGCTCGTCCCCGACGGCACCGTCGGGACGACGCTCGTGGTGGTCCGCGCACGCGAGGCGTTGCGGGCGTTCGAGCGCCTGGAGCGCGACCAGCGCTCGGCCAGCCTGGAGTCGGAGACGCTCGAACTGCCGCCCCGGGTCGGCTCCTCGCCGTACTTCGGGTTCACCTACACGGTGCTCGTGCCGCTGTTGCTGTTCCTCCCCGTGTTCATCGCCGGGTCGGTGACGGTCGACTCGCTCACCGAGGAACTGGAGCGCGGCACGCTCGAACTGCTCCGGGTCGCCCCCGTCACGATGACCGACATCGTCGAGGGGAAACTGCTCGCTGCCGCGGGGCTCGCGCCCGTCCAGGCGGCGCTGTGGCTGGCGCTGTTGTCGCTCAACGGCACCGCGATCGCGCCGGGGCCGAGCGCGCTCGCGACGGTGACAGGCGTGCTCGCGCTGCTGGCGCTGACGGTCGGACTCGCGGCGCTAGTGACGGCGCTTGGAGCCGCGCTGGCGCTGCTCGCGCCGGATAGGCGGGCCGCACAGACGCTGTACTCGCTGGGCGTCCTGGGGCTGTTCGGCCTCGCCGTGCTGTCGCCGGCGAACCCCGCGAACGTCGCCGCGCGCCTGGCCGTCGGGAGCGCCGACGCCGGGTCGTACGCGGCCGCGGGGGTCGTCCTCGCGCTCGGCGCGGTCGCCGTGGCGGTCGCGCGCGCCGGCGTCGCCCGGTACGGCCCGGCCTGAACGGGGGGCGACCTCTGTGTCGGCGGGGTCGCCACCGGAGGCGACGGAGTCCCCACCGGCGACGAGGCGACCGAGGCGGGCCTACGCGGCGACGAGGTCGACGACGGTCTCCTGCTCGCACACGAGGTTGTACGCGCCCTCGTCGTCGTTCCAGAGGACCAGGACGTTCTCGACCGAAAGGACCGCGCCGTAGGGTGCCTCCCGGAGGTCGCGATTCAGCACCGACTCCCCCGTGAGCACGAGGTAGTGCTCCAGTTCCTCGCTGCCGTCGCCGACCTTGAACAGGGGGTTGGCGTCGTCGCCGTCGGCGAGGTCGGCCGAGAGCTTCACGCACAGGAGGTTCACGCGGTCGGTGACGTGGGCCTCGGACTCGGCCATCCGGTGGTGGCGCTCGGCGCTCGCGGCGACGGGGTGGCGACGCTCGCCGTCCGGTCGGAGGATCGCCCACGAGAACTTCACGTCGGTGTTGACGTAGGTGCCGGGCTCCTCGTCGTACGCCCGGGTCGCGGCGTCGTCGAGGGACCGCTGGAACGAGGGGACCGCGAGGGCCGAGCGTTCCTCGAAGGACCACCCGCGGTCGCTTGGGGCGTCGCCGGGCCACAGCCGCAGGTCGGGCGCGTAGACGCTCACGTCGCCGTCGGGCGGGGCGACCGCGCGCTCGACGCGGCGCATCCCGGTCGAGGTGTCGAGGTCGGCGGGCGCGAGCAGGAGACACGAGCCGTCGGCCGCGAGCGCGTCGAGGCCCCGCTCGACGGTCGCCTCGGGGTCGTCCAGTTCCGAGAGGACGTTCCCGAACAGCACGAGGTCGAACGGACCGTCCGCGGCGGGATCGTCGCCGGTGACGTCGGCGTCGTCGGTCCCCGTGGTGTCGTCGCTCCCATCGGAATCGTCGCCCCCGCCTGCGTCGCCGGCGTCGCCCGAGTCGACGAGTCCGGTCAGGTCGATGTCTTCGACGCGCTCGCGGTGGATCGTGGTTCGGAAGTTCCGACGGGTGTCCGCGAGCACGTCCGCGAGCACGTCGGCGTTGGCGCTGGGTTCGACGGCGTGGTAGTCGACGACGGCGTCCTCGGGGAGGTAGTCGTGGAGGCCGAGCGCGGGGCCGCCGGTGCCCGCGCCCACGTCGAGCACGCGGAGCCTGCGGGGGAGCAGCCCGCGGTCGGCCAGCCGGTCGAGGACGTAGCCGACGGCGGCGTAGAAGTCCGGCAGGTGATACAGGGCGTACGCCAGCGCGGCGTCGGCGTCGTACTCGACGCGCCGCCCGCGGTAGTAGTCCTCCTTCATGCGGTCGATCGTCTCGCGGAGGGCGTCGCCGGAGTCGCCGTCGTGCCAGTCGAGTCCGTGTCGGTCGAACAGGAGGTCCTCGACGGTCTCGACGTGCTCGTCGGGGAACGCCGAGGGCGACCACCCCGGCGGGTCGACCGGCTCCTCGTCGACCGGGACGAAGCTGCCGTCGTCGCGCTCGCGGAGGCCGAGGTCGAACGCCTCCTCACGGAGGGCCGTGCGAACGACGGCCTGGTGGGGCTGACCGGGGAGGTACTCGTACACCTCGTCGGGGTCGACGGGGCGGACGTTTCGGAGGTACTTCGCCGTGTCGCGCAGGGCCTCGCGGTCGACGCTCACGGCGACCACCCCGGGGGCGTCGGCGATGGAGTCATTGCCGACGGCTACTCAGTCGGCGTGGGTAACGGTTCTGTCTCGGCCGCCTCACTCCTCGAAAGTCGGACCGTCGCCGTCCGCGGTCGCGTCGTCGTCACCGTTAGCCGCGCCGTCGCCGACGCGGGAGTCGCCGTCGACGGCGTCGCGGGCGTCGGCGAACAGCGCGTCGAACTCCTCGCGGTCGGCCTCCGCCAGCGCCGCCGCGGCGTCGGCGACCGGCCCCGCGCCGTCGAAGGCCTCGCGGATGTCGGCGTACACGCGCGACTCGCCCGCGGCGACCGTGCGAGCCAACTCCGCCAGCGGCTCGGAGACGGGCGTGTGGAACCGCTCGTCCACGTCGCCGGCGGCGAGCGCGTACGCCAGGACGGCCGTGTGGGCCCCGGCCTGTACCTTCGCCATCGCGTCGTCGTGCTCCGCGGCGGTCGTCTCGAACGGCTCGTTGCCGGCGTCGGCGAACCCCTCGCGGACGTGCTCGACGACCGGGCCGACCTCACCGGGGACGTACGCGATCCGCCCGGGGCCACGCGGCGGCGCGAAGAGCGGGTGGAAACTGGCGTACTCGCCGTCGGCGTGGGTCGCCATCGCGGCGAGGGGGTCGCCCATGACGCCCGCCACGTCGACGATCGCCCCGTCGGCGGCGTTGTCGGCGTAACGGGCGACCGCGTCGGCGACGACCGGGATCGGGACCGCGAGGACGACGCAGTCGAACGACTCGTCGGTGTCCAGGGGGACGACGCGGCCGTCGACGACCGCCTCGGCGGCGTCCATGGCCGTCTGCGGGTTCGTGTCCGCGAGCGCGACCCGGTCGACGACCGGGCGGAGGGTGTGTGCGACCCACCGACCCATCTCCCCCGCGCCGACGACGAGCAACTTCATGCACCCCGCTATCGGTGTCGCGACCGAAAGGGTATCGGTCCGGGGGGCGACGCGATCGGACGAGTCCGCCCGCCGCCGTCACTCCACCGACGCGAGCCGGAACGACTCCGAGGGGAGGGTGTCGCCGTCGTGGTCCTCGCCGGCGACCAGCCGCATCCGTACCTCCGAACGGGGCACGGGCTCCGCGAACCGTACGCCGACGAGCGTCTCCGCCTCGACGCTCCGGGCCTCGCCGCGGAAGTCGACCGCCCGGACGGTCACGCGGTCCTCGCCGACGCCGCCCTCGACGACCTCGAAGTGGGCCTCCAACAGCCCGGGCGCGACCTCCGCGATCTCGGCCCCCTCCGCGACCACTTCGACGGTGTACGTGCGGATCCCGTCGGGAGCACGCTGACAGACGGCGACGACGGCGTCGGTCGCTTCGTCCGCGTGTTCCTCGTCCGCGTGCTCCTCGTCGCCGTCGTCAGCCGGATCGGCGTCGTCGCCTCCCCCCGCGGGATCAGTCACGCCGCCATCCCCCGGGGGCTCCTCGGATCCGTCCGCGTCGGGCTCCCGGAACGCGGCCGCGACGCGCTCGAACAGGCTCATACCTCGTATCACGGCGGCCGTCGACAAAGCCGCGTCGCCGCCGGTGTCCTCGGTGTCGCCTGCGGCGTCGGGGCGCGCGAGGCGGTCGCCCCGGGTCACCCCGTCCGGGCGGTCTCCGGGATCGCGTCGACGCGGTCACTCGACCACCAGCTCCACCGGGAACTCCGTGAGGTTCTCGTAGCCGTCCTCGGTGACGACGACGATGTCCTCGATGCGGACGCCGCCGACGTCGGGGTCGTACAGGCCCGGCTCGACGGTGATCACGTGGCCGGGCTCCAGTTCCCCGCCGCGGGGGTTGAGCCCGGGCTGTTCGTGCACGTCGAGGCCGACGCCGTGGCCCGTCGAGTGGATGAACCCCGTCTCCGTGTCGGGATCGGAGCGAAGCGTCGGGTGGCCCGCGTCCTCGTACACCTCGCAGGCGGCCGCGTGCACGTCCGCCCCGGTCGCACCGGGCTCGACGGCCGCGAGCGCCGCCGAAAGCGCCGTCTCGGTCAGGTCGAACCACTCCCGGACGGTCCCGTCCGGCTCGCCCTTGGAGAACGTCCGGGTCATGTCGGAGTGGTACTTGCTCGACTTCTCCCGGGGGAAGATGTCGACGATGATCGGCTCGCCGGCCGCCAGCGGGCCGCTTCCGCGGTCGTGGGGGTCGGCCGCGTCCGCGCCGCAGGCGACGATCGTCTCGTCGAGCGCGCAGCCGTGTCGCAGCAGCGTCACCTCTATCTCCTCGCTCACGCGCTCGCTGGTGAGCGGCGTCTCCTCGCCGTCGACATCGTGTACGAGCGTGCCGTCGTCGGCCACGTCGGCATCGGCGATCAGCGCCTCC
This window encodes:
- a CDS encoding class I SAM-dependent methyltransferase; the encoded protein is MSVDREALRDTAKYLRNVRPVDPDEVYEYLPGQPHQAVVRTALREEAFDLGLRERDDGSFVPVDEEPVDPPGWSPSAFPDEHVETVEDLLFDRHGLDWHDGDSGDALRETIDRMKEDYYRGRRVEYDADAALAYALYHLPDFYAAVGYVLDRLADRGLLPRRLRVLDVGAGTGGPALGLHDYLPEDAVVDYHAVEPSANADVLADVLADTRRNFRTTIHRERVEDIDLTGLVDSGDAGDAGGGDDSDGSDDTTGTDDADVTGDDPAADGPFDLVLFGNVLSELDDPEATVERGLDALAADGSCLLLAPADLDTSTGMRRVERAVAPPDGDVSVYAPDLRLWPGDAPSDRGWSFEERSALAVPSFQRSLDDAATRAYDEEPGTYVNTDVKFSWAILRPDGERRHPVAASAERHHRMAESEAHVTDRVNLLCVKLSADLADGDDANPLFKVGDGSEELEHYLVLTGESVLNRDLREAPYGAVLSVENVLVLWNDDEGAYNLVCEQETVVDLVAA
- a CDS encoding ABC transporter permease, translated to MARRELASLRSEKTIVLALLIQLFVAAFSSFLVVGLVSLYDPGDAAGYAVETAVAGDDAGDLARAVGETDGMDGRLYASRQAAVDAFSDGEVDAALLSTATERGTLEVRVLVPDGTVGTTLVVVRAREALRAFERLERDQRSASLESETLELPPRVGSSPYFGFTYTVLVPLLLFLPVFIAGSVTVDSLTEELERGTLELLRVAPVTMTDIVEGKLLAAAGLAPVQAALWLALLSLNGTAIAPGPSALATVTGVLALLALTVGLAALVTALGAALALLAPDRRAAQTLYSLGVLGLFGLAVLSPANPANVAARLAVGSADAGSYAAAGVVLALGAVAVAVARAGVARYGPA
- a CDS encoding Xaa-Pro peptidase family protein; amino-acid sequence: MTRRRSALDDRLDATGVDAYCIEADNADSDQLYLSGFDAPDPFLTAYTGDELAVLVSGLEYGRAKTESHADTVVRLSAYDYAERAAEADEASAKASVYADFLADLGVESALVPERFPVGVADGLREAGVAVDVDRDDTVETLRAVKTDEEVDAVRRAQAANEAAMAAAEALIADADVADDGTLVHDVDGEETPLTSERVSEEIEVTLLRHGCALDETIVACGADAADPHDRGSGPLAAGEPIIVDIFPREKSSKYHSDMTRTFSKGEPDGTVREWFDLTETALSAALAAVEPGATGADVHAAACEVYEDAGHPTLRSDPDTETGFIHSTGHGVGLDVHEQPGLNPRGGELEPGHVITVEPGLYDPDVGGVRIEDIVVVTEDGYENLTEFPVELVVE
- a CDS encoding prephenate dehydrogenase/arogenate dehydrogenase family protein gives rise to the protein MKLLVVGAGEMGRWVAHTLRPVVDRVALADTNPQTAMDAAEAVVDGRVVPLDTDESFDCVVLAVPIPVVADAVARYADNAADGAIVDVAGVMGDPLAAMATHADGEYASFHPLFAPPRGPGRIAYVPGEVGPVVEHVREGFADAGNEPFETTAAEHDDAMAKVQAGAHTAVLAYALAAGDVDERFHTPVSEPLAELARTVAAGESRVYADIREAFDGAGPVADAAAALAEADREEFDALFADARDAVDGDSRVGDGAANGDDDATADGDGPTFEE